Proteins co-encoded in one Desulfitobacterium hafniense DCB-2 genomic window:
- a CDS encoding rhamnan synthesis F family protein → MNRLAIFVFWEKEGIVREYITVYLKGIKEVANKIYVVVNGEINKNGREILEETVGAEVLVRPNEGVDFWAYKTALDAEGEEISEYDEVILCNCSCYGPVYPFREMFDEMGQKNLDFWGITEWPLNEAGYEGTWILSYFMVFRPRMFLSDVWKLYWENLCPVYSREECILLHETKFTQYFADKGFTYDVYCHNTPDYIDLTIEAPDKLVIDQRCPIIKRKAFCAEYNRFLSYHRGSASKRVFDYIQKNDLYDTNIILDDLLATQHYAFIKNCLHLNYFLPSDYVVKPLKRQPKVVVCFHVYYEDLLDSCFHYMQSIPQFADIVITTPKKELVGIIEEKIKSYELNNTTIKVINARGRAESAFLVATKDFILDYDYACIVHDKKSSFLRPGCVGVEFGLQNLDALLATSAYVENILSIFEDNPRIGALEPVHLLHANFRDLYGGEWGANYKGTEEFLKRAGIDLLISPDVPPLAPMGAMFWFRPICMKRILDMEWEYEDFPEEPLPLDGSLIHIIERAYPFIVQDAGYLTGWVSTIEDAEIHLTNISYLYRDVNIKLHNSPDKSIFVPIVSRVGANEAIKSYLKKRLHPTIWTVLKKIYYKMGGKPIG, encoded by the coding sequence ATGAATAGACTAGCAATATTTGTTTTTTGGGAAAAAGAGGGAATAGTTCGAGAATATATTACTGTATACTTAAAAGGGATAAAAGAAGTTGCAAATAAGATATATGTCGTCGTAAATGGGGAAATTAATAAAAATGGTCGGGAGATATTGGAAGAAACAGTTGGGGCGGAAGTTTTGGTGCGCCCTAATGAGGGTGTTGATTTTTGGGCGTATAAAACAGCCTTGGATGCTGAAGGGGAAGAAATATCAGAGTATGACGAGGTGATACTCTGTAATTGCTCGTGCTATGGTCCCGTTTATCCGTTTCGTGAAATGTTTGATGAAATGGGGCAAAAAAACCTAGATTTTTGGGGCATTACTGAGTGGCCTTTGAATGAAGCGGGTTATGAAGGAACCTGGATACTTTCCTATTTTATGGTGTTTAGACCCCGCATGTTTCTTTCCGATGTATGGAAATTATATTGGGAGAATCTCTGCCCCGTTTATTCCCGCGAAGAATGTATTCTACTGCATGAAACGAAGTTTACTCAGTATTTTGCGGATAAAGGCTTCACATACGATGTCTATTGTCACAATACACCGGACTATATTGATCTTACTATTGAGGCACCGGATAAGCTTGTCATTGACCAGCGATGCCCGATTATTAAAAGAAAGGCTTTTTGCGCTGAGTATAATCGTTTTTTATCTTATCATCGCGGGAGCGCATCAAAGCGGGTGTTTGATTATATTCAGAAAAATGATTTATACGACACGAACATCATTCTGGATGATTTACTTGCGACGCAGCACTATGCATTTATTAAGAACTGTCTTCATCTGAACTACTTCCTTCCAAGTGATTATGTTGTAAAGCCCTTGAAACGCCAGCCTAAAGTTGTTGTTTGCTTTCATGTATATTATGAGGATTTGCTCGATTCCTGCTTCCACTATATGCAATCTATACCGCAGTTTGCCGACATAGTTATTACCACTCCTAAAAAAGAACTTGTTGGAATCATTGAAGAAAAAATTAAAAGCTATGAGCTTAATAATACGACGATTAAGGTTATAAATGCCCGGGGCAGAGCTGAAAGCGCATTTTTGGTAGCCACAAAAGATTTTATTCTCGACTATGATTATGCGTGTATTGTACACGACAAAAAAAGCTCTTTTTTACGGCCGGGATGTGTAGGGGTCGAATTTGGATTGCAAAATCTTGACGCATTATTAGCCACATCAGCTTACGTTGAAAATATATTATCCATATTCGAAGATAATCCAAGAATTGGTGCTCTAGAGCCTGTACATTTGCTACATGCGAATTTCAGAGATTTATATGGCGGCGAATGGGGTGCAAATTATAAAGGTACAGAAGAATTTTTGAAACGGGCCGGGATCGACCTTCTAATTTCGCCTGATGTTCCACCGCTTGCTCCAATGGGTGCTATGTTTTGGTTTCGTCCGATTTGTATGAAGCGCATACTGGATATGGAATGGGAGTATGAAGACTTTCCAGAAGAACCTTTGCCGCTGGATGGTTCTTTGATTCATATTATTGAACGTGCTTATCCGTTCATTGTGCAGGATGCAGGGTACTTAACTGGCTGGGTATCCACGATTGAAGACGCGGAAATTCATTTGACAAATATTTCGTACTTATATCGTGATGTAAATATAAAGCTACATAATTCACCAGATAAAAGTATTTTCGTTCCCATTGTAAGCCGGGTAGGTGCTAATGAGGCGATAAAGAGTTATTTAAAAAAACGGTTACATCCTACTATATGGACTGTATTAAAAAAGATATATTATAAAATGGGTGGGAAACCTATAGGATAA
- a CDS encoding NAD-dependent epimerase/dehydratase family protein — MSKKVVVTGANGYIGAHLIAELQKHSQHFQTIAVDIDDKYIPKGVTFVSMDLLNEARKETLYKECGEPDICVHLAWRDGFQHNALSHIDDLPCHFHFLKNLADHGTTHFAIAGSFREYGSVNGMVDQDAVVIPDNFYTLAKSMLKQALEIYFKEKNICLQWLRPFTVYGNDSRNNSIMSKIIRWEDEGKQSFPFTSGNEEYDYVSVYEVARQIAAVISQREVDGIIDCCTGKPTRLGDKIEGFIRENHFKIRPEYGAFPKREYDSSVIYGDNRKITEIIKKCILF; from the coding sequence ATGTCTAAGAAAGTTGTTGTTACGGGAGCAAATGGCTATATAGGGGCTCATTTGATCGCTGAATTGCAAAAGCATAGCCAGCATTTTCAAACAATTGCTGTAGATATTGATGATAAATATATTCCGAAAGGAGTCACATTCGTCTCTATGGATCTCTTAAATGAGGCAAGAAAGGAGACGCTCTATAAGGAATGTGGAGAGCCGGATATATGTGTGCACCTAGCCTGGCGGGACGGATTTCAGCATAATGCGTTGAGCCACATTGACGATCTTCCCTGTCACTTTCATTTTTTGAAAAATCTTGCTGATCATGGTACCACTCATTTTGCAATCGCTGGTTCTTTTCGCGAATACGGGAGTGTAAACGGCATGGTGGACCAGGATGCGGTTGTCATTCCAGATAACTTTTATACATTAGCGAAGAGCATGTTAAAGCAGGCACTGGAAATATATTTTAAGGAAAAAAACATTTGTTTGCAGTGGCTTCGCCCCTTTACCGTTTATGGTAATGACAGTAGAAACAATTCTATCATGAGTAAAATTATTCGATGGGAAGATGAAGGAAAGCAATCGTTTCCGTTTACATCAGGAAATGAGGAGTACGACTATGTTTCGGTGTATGAGGTTGCAAGGCAGATAGCTGCCGTTATTTCACAAAGGGAAGTAGATGGCATTATTGACTGCTGTACAGGAAAACCTACACGTTTAGGAGATAAGATTGAGGGCTTTATCAGAGAGAATCACTTTAAAATTAGGCCTGAATATGGAGCCTTTCCAAAACGGGAATACGATTCATCGGTAATCTATGGTGACAACCGGAAGATTACTGAAATTATTAAAAAATGTATATTATTTTGA